The genomic stretch ACCGTTCTCCACCACACCGCCGCCCAGCCCGGTGCCGACGATCGCCGCCACCGACGACCGCTGCATCGCGTCGGTGCCGAAGTGCACGTGGTGGGCGTAGAGCGCGGCGGCGTTGCCGTCGTTGTGATAGACCACCGGCAGCCCGAGCCGGCGTTCCAGCGCCCCCCGCACATCGTACCCGCGCCAGGCCGGCTGGGAAAAGTTCGTCGAGCCCTTCGACGAGATCACCCCGGTGGCGCTGGCCGGGCCCGGCGTGTCCAGCCCGACCGCCCGGACCGACTCGCGGGGCACACCTGCGCGAGTCAGTACGCCGTCGAAGGCCCGCGCCATCGCCGCCACCGCCGCCTCCGGCCCGGCCTGCACCTCGCTGGGCGTCTCCACCAGCTCGTCCACCAGGAACCGCCCGTCGAGGGTCAGGACCGTGGTGTTGTTGCTCGTACCCCCGTTGTCGATCCCGACGACCACCGGCACCGTTGCGCCATCCACCGAAACCCGCCTCCCGTCGTCCGAACCTGACGCGAGGTTAGTTCTCGGTCCGCCGGCCTGCCATGCCCGCCGGGCCGTTCCTGCGGTGCCCGGCACAGGCCGGCCGGCAGGCGGTCATCACGGTGGCCCCCAGATCGCCGTCACGGACCACCTCCGGCACCAGCCCGACACCGGTCAGCACCGTCCGCAACTCGTCCACCTGGTCCTCCCCCACCTCCACCACCAGGTGCCCGCCCGGCGCGAGCCACCGCGGCGCGGTGGTGGCGACCCGGCGCAGCACCGCCAGGCCGTCCGGGCCGCCGTCCAGCGCCACCGGTGCCTCGTGCCAGCGGGACTCGGGCGGCAGCAACGGCAGCGCCGTCGTCGGCACGTACGGGGCGTTCGCCACCACCAGGTCCAGAGCACCCCGGCAGGCGGCCGGCAGCGGCGCGAAGAGGTCACCGCAGAGCACCGGCACCGCCAGGTCGGCCAGGTTCCGCCGGGCACAGGCCACCGCCGTCGGATCCAGGTCGACCGCGGCCACCAGCCGGGGCGTGGTGAGCCGACCGGCCAGCGCGCTGGTCACCGCGCCGGAACCGCAACACAGCTCCACCACGGTCGCCGCCGGTCCGGTCACCGCCACGGCGGCCGAGACCAGCAACGCGGTACGCGACCGGGGCACGAAGACCCCCGGGCGTACGCCGATCCGCTCGCCGCAGAACTCCGCCCAGCCGAGCAGATGCTCCAAGGGTTCACCCGCGACCCGCCGGTCGACCAGACCGGCCAACGCCTCCGGGCTGTCCGCCCCCTCCACCAGCAGCCGGCTCTCGTCCTCGGCCCAGACACAACCCGCCTCCCGCAGCCGGCGCACCAGGGCGTCGAACTCGGCCGGGGAGACGGGCCGCATCAGGTTGCCGCGTCCAGTGCGGCCGTGACGTCGGCGACCAGGTCGACGGTGTCCTCCACCCCGCAGGAGAGCCGGACGAAGCCGGGTGGGGTGTCGTCGCCCCACTGCGCCCGCCGGTCGGCGGTGGTGTGCAGGCCGCCGAACGAGGTCGCCGCGCCGACCAGCCGGGCCGCGTCGAGGAACCGGGCGACCCGCTCGGCACCACCCAGGTCGAAGGAGAGTACCCCCGGCATCCGCCGCATCTGCCGCGACGCCACCGGGTACGCCGGGTCGTCCGGCAGGCCAGGCCAGCGCACCCCCGTCACGTCGGGGCGGGCCGCGAGCAGCCGGGCCAGCGCCTCCGCGTTCGCCGTCTGCCGGGCCAGTCGCAGGTCGAGGGTGGCCAGCGACCGGTGGGCCAGCCAGGCGTCGAACGCCCCGGGCACCGCCCCGGTGACCGTCCGCCACGCGGTGGCCTGTTCCAGCAGCGGGGCCGACCGGGTGGCGAGGTAGCCGAGCAGCAGGTCGGAGTGCCCGGTCAAGGCTTTGGCGCCGGAGGCCACCACCAGGTTCGCGCCGAGGTCCAGCGGGCGCTGGCCGAGCGGCGTGGCGGTGGTGTTGTCCACCGCCAGCAGGGCACCGGCCGTGTGTGCCCGCTCGGCCAGGGCGGGCAGGTCCACCACGTCCAGGCCCGGGTTGGCCGGTGTCTCCACCAGCACCAGGCGTACGCCGGTGAAGTCCGGGTAGGGCCCGGCGGTCGGCGCGAACAGCACCCGTACCCCGTTGCCGGCCAACGTGTCGGTGGCGAACGCGCGCACCGGGAAGTAGCCGTCGGCGGGCAGCACCACGGTGTCACCGGCCCGCAGCACCGCCAGCAGCAGGCCGGTGATCGCCGCCTGGCCACTGGCGAAGACCCGGCAGTCGCCGCCCTCCAGCTCGCCGATCGCCGCCTCCAGCAGCCGGCGGGTCGGGTTGTCCGGCCGCCCGTAGCCGTTCGGCGCCGCCGCCGGTCCCTGCCACGGGTCCAGGTGGTACGGCGCGGCGAAGACCGGACCGGGCAGGAACGGCGCGCCGGGCGTCGGCTCGGGCAGACCCGCGTGTACGCACCGGGTGCCGTCACCGGCGGACCGATCGTCCTCCTTCGGGAGGCGGAAACCCTCGTCGTCCACGGTGCTCACTCCGGCTTGGTGGTGCGGCTCATCAGGGCCCGGACCGCGCGGCGCGGATCGACCCCCTCGTGGCAGACCAGCTCGACCTGCTCGGTGATCGGCATCTCCACCCCGTGCGCGCGGGCCAGGTCCCGGATCGCCAGCGCGCTCTTGACCCCCTCGGCGGTCTGCCGGGTGGCCACCCGCGCCTCCTCCAGCGTGGCGCCCCGACCCAGGTGCTCGCCGAAGGTGCGGTTGCGGGCCGACGGGGACGAGCAGGAGGCGACCAGATCGCCCATGCCGGCCAGGCCGGCGAAGGTGAGCGGGTCGGCGCCGAGGGCCACCCCGAGCCGGGCGGTCTCGGCCAGCCCACGGGTGACCAGCATCGCGCGGGTGTTGTGCCCGAACCCCATCGCGGTGGCGATGCCGTACGCCAGGGCGATCACGTTCTTCACCGCCCCGCCCAGCTCACAGCCGACCACGTCGTCGTTGGTGTACGGACGGAAGTACGGCGTGGTGATCGAGTGCTGCACCTGCGCGGCGCGGTCGGCGTCGGTGCCGGCGACCACGGTGGCGGCCGGCTGCTCGGCCGCGATCTCCGGCGCCAGGTTGGGCCCGGAGACCACCACCACGCGATCCGCCGCCACCCCGGCGGTCTCGACGATGACCTCGCTCATCCGCTTGGTGGTGCCGAGCTCGATACCCTTCATCAGCGAGACCAGGGTGGCGTCGGGGTGCAGGTGACCGACCCACTCGGCGAGGTTGCCGCGCAGCGTCTGCGAGGGCACCGCCAGCACCACCATCTCGGCGCCCTCGATCGCCTCGGCGGCGTCACCGGTGCCGGTGACCCGCTGCGGCAGCACCACTCCCGGCAGGTACTCCGGGTTGCGTCGCTCGTCCCGGAGGACGTCGGCGATGGCCTGCCGCCGCGCCCAGATCGTGACGTCCCGCCCGGCGTCACCGAGGATCTTGGCGAACGCCGTCCCCCACGACCCGGCCCCCAGCACCGCCACATGCCCGCTCTGCTGCGCGCCGCCACGGGGCTGACGCTCGCTCATGCCGACGCTCCGCTTCGCTGCGCGCCGCCACGAGACACCCCGCACCGATGACTCACTCGCTGACGCTCGCTCATGACGCTGCCTCGGGGCGGTCGGCGTTGGCGCGGGAGGTGCGCTGCCAGAGCGGCGGGGGTGTGCCGCCCCGGATCTCGGCGAGCAGGTCCCGCACCCGCAGCATGATCACGTCGGTCATCTCCTCGAGCACCTGCCGGCTCGGCGCTGACCCGGCCCAGTGGCTCAGGTCGACCGGCGGCCCGGCCACCACGGTCACCGGGATGCGGGGGCGCGGGTTGAGCCGGGCACGGCGCGGGTCGAACATCTGCTCCGGCCCCCACATCGCCACCGGCACGACCGGGGCACCGGTGGTCAGTGCCAGCCGGGCCGCGCCGGTCTTGCCCTTCATCGGCCACAGGTCCGGCTCCCGGCTGGTGGTGCCCTCCGGATAGATGATCACCGCCGCGCCCTCGCTCAGGGCTTTGACCAACGCGTCCAGCGACTTGACCGCGTCGACCGAGCCGCGCTCCACCGGGATCTGGCGGCACCGGTGCAGGATCCAGCCGATTACCGGAACCTTGAACACGCTCGCCTTGCCGAGGAACTGCGGCCACCGACCGGCGTCATAGACGAAGTGCGCCGACACCAGCGGATCGGCGTGCGAGATGTGGTTCGCCACGATGATCACCGGGCCGTCCTGCGGCAGGTACTCCATGCCCCGCCAGGTACGCCGGGTCCATACGGTCACCACCGGCTTGACCAGCACCACGGCGAACCTCCGCCAGAACCCCAGCCTGCGCCGACCCACCGTGCCTCCTCGTGCCCACCCCGACCCGCCCACCGGAGACCTCCGGTGACGCCCGCAGCCGAAATCATGCCTGTTCGCCCCCGGTACGGCCAGTGAGGGTACCGCCGTCGGGCTGGCAGGATGACAGGTGTGAGTCAGCCCTGGACCGTGGTGGTGCCGGTCAAGCGCCTGGTCGCCGCGAAGTCGCGGCTGCGTGGCGGGCTGCCCGGCGTACCGCACGAGGAGCTGGCGCTGGCGCTCGTGGCCGACACCCTCGACGCGGTGCGGGCCTGTCCCGAGGTGGTCGAGGTGCTCGTGGTCACCGACGACGCCCGGGTCCGCGCCGAGGCCCTCGCGGCCACCGCCCGGGTGCTGCCGGACGTCCCGGACGCCGGCCTCAACGCCGCGTTCCGGCACGGCGCGGCACAGGTGTCCGGCCCGGTGGCCGGGATCACCGCCGACCTTCCCGCGCTGCGCCCGGCCGAGCTCGCGGCGGCGCTGCGCGCGGTGGGGGAGGCGCCGCCCGGCGTCCGCTGCTACGTGGCCGACGCGCCGGGCGCCGGCACCGTGCTGCTGGCCGCGCCGGCGGGCGTACCCCTTCGGCCGTGCTTCGGGCCCGGCTCGGCCACGGCGCACGCGGCGAGCGGCGCCCGGCCGCTGGCCGGCGACTGGCCGAGCCTGCGCCGGGACGTGGACACCCCGGACGACCTGGCCGCCGCCGCCCGGCTCGGGCTCGGGCCGCGCACCGCGCGACTGGCCGCCGGCTGCCTCACCGGCTGAGCTCCCCCGCCGGTGTACGGTGCTGGGCATGCAGGGCACGGTGGCGACCTTCGACGCGGCGACCCGCAGCGGGCTGCTGCTGCTCGACGACGGCACCGAGCTGTCCTTCCCGGCCCGCGCCTTCGACGCCTCCGGGCTGCGGCTGCTCCGGCTCGGCCAGCGGGTCCGCGTCGAGACCGACGCCGCCGGAGACGTGGTTCGCGTGACCCTGCCGACGATGTCCTGAGGCAACCCAGCGAAAGTTCATTTTGCGTTAACCCGAGTCGGGTGATTATGAGCAGGTGAGCACCCCTCGCGAACGTAACGCCAGCCCCGCCGGCACCGACGACCACACCAGCCGCGACGCAGAGCGCCCCCG from Micromonospora craniellae encodes the following:
- a CDS encoding putative protein N(5)-glutamine methyltransferase, with the protein product MRPVSPAEFDALVRRLREAGCVWAEDESRLLVEGADSPEALAGLVDRRVAGEPLEHLLGWAEFCGERIGVRPGVFVPRSRTALLVSAAVAVTGPAATVVELCCGSGAVTSALAGRLTTPRLVAAVDLDPTAVACARRNLADLAVPVLCGDLFAPLPAACRGALDLVVANAPYVPTTALPLLPPESRWHEAPVALDGGPDGLAVLRRVATTAPRWLAPGGHLVVEVGEDQVDELRTVLTGVGLVPEVVRDGDLGATVMTACRPACAGHRRNGPAGMAGRRTEN
- a CDS encoding lysophospholipid acyltransferase family protein, yielding MGRRRLGFWRRFAVVLVKPVVTVWTRRTWRGMEYLPQDGPVIIVANHISHADPLVSAHFVYDAGRWPQFLGKASVFKVPVIGWILHRCRQIPVERGSVDAVKSLDALVKALSEGAAVIIYPEGTTSREPDLWPMKGKTGAARLALTTGAPVVPVAMWGPEQMFDPRRARLNPRPRIPVTVVAGPPVDLSHWAGSAPSRQVLEEMTDVIMLRVRDLLAEIRGGTPPPLWQRTSRANADRPEAAS
- a CDS encoding cold-shock protein — translated: MQGTVATFDAATRSGLLLLDDGTELSFPARAFDASGLRLLRLGQRVRVETDAAGDVVRVTLPTMS
- the cofC gene encoding 2-phospho-L-lactate guanylyltransferase, which encodes MSQPWTVVVPVKRLVAAKSRLRGGLPGVPHEELALALVADTLDAVRACPEVVEVLVVTDDARVRAEALAATARVLPDVPDAGLNAAFRHGAAQVSGPVAGITADLPALRPAELAAALRAVGEAPPGVRCYVADAPGAGTVLLAAPAGVPLRPCFGPGSATAHAASGARPLAGDWPSLRRDVDTPDDLAAAARLGLGPRTARLAAGCLTG
- a CDS encoding NAD(P)H-dependent glycerol-3-phosphate dehydrogenase — its product is MSERQPRGGAQQSGHVAVLGAGSWGTAFAKILGDAGRDVTIWARRQAIADVLRDERRNPEYLPGVVLPQRVTGTGDAAEAIEGAEMVVLAVPSQTLRGNLAEWVGHLHPDATLVSLMKGIELGTTKRMSEVIVETAGVAADRVVVVSGPNLAPEIAAEQPAATVVAGTDADRAAQVQHSITTPYFRPYTNDDVVGCELGGAVKNVIALAYGIATAMGFGHNTRAMLVTRGLAETARLGVALGADPLTFAGLAGMGDLVASCSSPSARNRTFGEHLGRGATLEEARVATRQTAEGVKSALAIRDLARAHGVEMPITEQVELVCHEGVDPRRAVRALMSRTTKPE
- a CDS encoding cystathionine gamma-lyase, which encodes MDDEGFRLPKEDDRSAGDGTRCVHAGLPEPTPGAPFLPGPVFAAPYHLDPWQGPAAAPNGYGRPDNPTRRLLEAAIGELEGGDCRVFASGQAAITGLLLAVLRAGDTVVLPADGYFPVRAFATDTLAGNGVRVLFAPTAGPYPDFTGVRLVLVETPANPGLDVVDLPALAERAHTAGALLAVDNTTATPLGQRPLDLGANLVVASGAKALTGHSDLLLGYLATRSAPLLEQATAWRTVTGAVPGAFDAWLAHRSLATLDLRLARQTANAEALARLLAARPDVTGVRWPGLPDDPAYPVASRQMRRMPGVLSFDLGGAERVARFLDAARLVGAATSFGGLHTTADRRAQWGDDTPPGFVRLSCGVEDTVDLVADVTAALDAAT